A portion of the Kazachstania africana CBS 2517 chromosome 2, complete genome genome contains these proteins:
- the COX10 gene encoding protoheme IX farnesyltransferase (similar to Saccharomyces cerevisiae COX10 (YPL172C); ancestral locus Anc_8.710), whose product MQHTILFNQPSNIIRRIPFRYDYSFSRYFSINKCNLTTARYLATTTINRSEIHVNTAPIEFTSNICFTRRELKRKHLLDEKSQVKVKYPFKVKELDETELILRKMAHSHVEPPPANSILSKTTWTPYIQLTKPRLTILVMLSAICSYALSPNAASMLQLLSLTAGTTLCSGAANAINMGREPEFDRQMTRTQKRPVVTGAVTPLQAYEFAAAIGTLGVYSLYFGVNPTVATLGALNIVLYSWIYTSLKRKHIINTWVGGLVGAIPPLMGWAAASSLADPGAWCLAALLYAWQFPHFNTLSHNIRNEYKNAGYVMTAWKNPKLNARVTLRYSLLMFPLCIGLSYFNVTDWFYVVDSSIANAWLTFWAFKFYWQQHKNYSKNVHTDKVKFNNGLQLSRIFARKTTMASIVHLPAVLLLAIFHKKDRWKWLFEDGKFS is encoded by the coding sequence ATGCAGCACACTATATTGTTCAATCAACCGAGTAATATCATAAGGAGAATCCCTTTCAGATATGATTATTCTTTCTCAAGATACTTCTCTATCAATAAGTGCAATCTAACGACAGCACGATATTTAGCCACTACAACAATAAACAGATCAGAAATACATGTTAATACGGCGCCAATTGAATTcacttcaaatatttgtttCACTAGGAGAGAACTCAAAAGGAAGCATTTACTCGATGAGAAATCGCAAGTAAAAGTTAAGTACCCGTTCAAAgttaaagaattagatgaaaCAGAGTTGATACTTAGAAAAATGGCTCACTCACACGTCGAACCACCACCAGCAAATAGCATCTTGAGTAAGACAACATGGACTCCCTATATCCAGTTGACAAAACCTCGACTTACTATTCTCGTTATGCTGAGTGCAATATGTTCGTATGCTTTATCTCCTAATGCTGCATCGATGCTTCAGCTTCTGAGCCTAACTGCAGGGACTACCTTATGTTCTGGTGCAGCGAATGCCATTAATATGGGAAGGGAGCCAGAATTTGATAGGCAGATGACTAGAACTCAAAAAAGGCCCGTGGTTACAGGAGCAGTGACGCCATTACAGGCTTATGAATTTGCCGCAGCCATAGGTACGCTGGGTGTCTATAGTTTATATTTTGGCGTCAATCCTACTGTAGCAACATTGGGTGCGTTGAATATTGTCTTATATTCATGGATTTACACctctttgaaaagaaagcaCATTATAAATACGTGGGTTGGTGGCTTGGTTGGTGCAATCCCCCCATTGATGGGTTGGGCGGCTGCAAGTTCTTTAGCAGATCCTGGCGCCTGGTGTCTTGCTGCATTGTTATACGCTTGGCAATTTCCCCATTTCAATACCTTAAGTCATAACATTAGAAATGAGTACAAAAACGCTGGCTATGTGATGACAGCTTGGAAAAACCCAAAACTAAATGCTAGAGTAACTTTAAGGTACTCACTTTTGATGTTCCCATTATGTATAGGACTTTCTTATTTTAATGTTACGGATTGGTTTTATGTGGTAGATTCCAGTATTGCTAATGCTTGGTTAACTTTTTGGGCCTTTAAATTCTACTGGCAACAGCATAAAAACTACTCCAAAAATGTTCACACGGATAAGGTTAAGTTTAATAATGGACTCCAGTTGTCTAGAATATTTGCCAGAAAAACTACAATGGCAAGTATTGTGCACTTACCAGCAGTCTTATTATTGGCTATATTTCATAAGAAAGACCGTTGGAAGTGGCTCTTTGAAGATGGAAAATTTAGTTGA
- the RPN8 gene encoding proteasome regulatory particle lid subunit RPN8 (similar to Saccharomyces cerevisiae RPN8 (YOR261C); ancestral locus Anc_8.711) yields the protein MSSTTILPYDDVTIAPLVLLSVLDHYQRLEVAEGERCVGVILGDSTSKTIKVTNSFALPFEEDPKNSEVWFLDHNYIENMNEMFKKINAKEKLIGWYHSGPKLRSSDLKINDLFKKYTNGNPLLLIVDVKQEGVGLPTSAYVSVEQVKDDGTSTEKTFLHLPCNIEAEEAEEIGVEHLLRDVRDQAAGGLSIRLTNQLKSLKGLQRKLSDIVNYLNKVINKELPINHVILGKLQDVFNLLPNLGDPHEDLLGLNTASGNNNANSELIKSSNNLQKALTVKTNDELMVIYIGNLVRAIIAFDDLIENKIHNKQLQEKSKLEFNENAEEEKKKAELADEKKKVA from the coding sequence ATGTCTTCAACCACCATATTACCTTACGACGATGTAACCATTGCGCCATTGGTTCTTTTGTCGGTTTTAGATCATTATCAACGTTTAGAAGTTGCAGAAGGTGAGAGATGTGTTGGTGTCATTTTAGGTGACAGTACATCAAAGACGATAAAAGTCACCAATTCATTTGCATTACCTTTCGAAGAAGATCCTAAAAATTCAGAGGTTTGGTTTCTTGACCACAATTACATCGAAAATATGAATGAAATGTTTAAAAAGATCAATGCGAAGGAGAAATTGATTGGCTGGTACCATAGTGGTCCAAAATTAAGATCCTCggatttgaaaatcaacGATTTGTTTAAGAAGTACACTAATGGTAACCCATTGCTATTAATTGTCGATGTCAAACAAGAAGGTGTTGGTCTTCCAACTAGTGCATATGTTTCCGTTGAACAAGTCAAAGACGATGGTACATCTACAGAAAAGACTTTCCTACATTTGCCCTGTAACATTGAGGCTGAAGAAGCAGAAGAAATTGGTGTAGAACATCTTTTGAGGGATGTAAGAGATCAAGCTGCCGGTGGACTGTCTATAAGATTGACCAACCAATTGAAGTCTTTAAAGGgtttacaaagaaaattaagTGATATTGTCAACTATTTGAATAAAGTCATCAATAAAGAATTGCCAATCAACCACGTCATTTTAGGTAAGTTACAAGATGTCTTCAATTTACTACCTAATCTGGGTGATCCTCACGAAGATCTTCTGGGTTTGAACACTGCCAGTGGTAACAATAACGCCAACAGTGAATTAATCAAgtcttctaataatttacaaaaggCTTTAACCGTAAAGActaatgatgaattgatggttatatatataggCAATTTGGTTAGAGCAATTATTGCATTTGACGAtctcattgaaaataagaTACATAACAAACAATTACAGGAAAAGAGCAAACTagaattcaatgaaaatgcagaagaagagaaaaaaaaagctgaGCTCGctgatgaaaagaagaaagtagCCTAA
- the KAFR0B03170 gene encoding uncharacterized protein (similar to Saccharomyces cerevisiae HRK1 (YOR267C); ancestral locus Anc_8.716) gives MPNLLTKNLFYHKQQNANKGNDDSSNTRNHGSLASLSSHHTNSNASSASPPPHHNVHPHLRPSKSFLGLLNLNRSNDSLNVENSADSLMAHSSTENFYSKDNINNNNLGHANYTTSPPPQNINLKNGLSPKTSHSMLELKRFFKPTLKHKQFHSIHPHPQQHLQPQNQNTLLSSKVSLSSFFQSGNNTHSKVLSPENQAHQSVLSLNNPINVYHDDSILVQKYGTLGKTLGSGAGGSVKILVRPTDNAVFAVKEFRPRKSNESVKEYAKKCTAEFLVGSSLRHPNIVETMDIFSDSKQNKYFEVMEYLPVDFFAVVMSGKMSRNEVTCCFKQLVHGVNYLHEMGLSHRDLKLDNCCMNEMGILKLIDFGSAVVFRYPFDSTIHLAHGIVGSDPYLAPEVLASTNSYDPRFVDIWSIGIIFCCMLLKRFPWKAPKESDENYRLFSMEDDMEHDYLESARNHEKLLEERKEKKRQALINAKLDNLSLQGDNPDNSDPVDNKKEAVVDEEDASQHSKKVQDNDKKADDKRHRHQHHRHHEKSTIQGPYRLLRLLPHASRPIMSRILEIDPTQRATMKDIYSDRWFETISDCKMDINTKTVTRSDNHHHTIVKDENGKTSMYKV, from the coding sequence CCTCATTTAAGaccttcaaaatcatttttagGATTACTTAATTTGAACAGAAGTAACGATTCTTTAAATGTTGAGAATTCAGCCGATTCTCTGATGGCACATTCTTCAACTGagaatttttattcaaaggacaatatcaataataacaacCTGGGCCATGCTAATTATACAACGTCTCCCCCACCCCAAAATATTAATCTCAAGAATGGTCTGTCCCCAAAGACAAGTCATTCTATGCtggaattgaaaagattcttCAAACCAACTTTGAAACATAAACAGTTCCACTCAATTCATCCTCATCCACAACAGCATCTACAGCCACAGAATCAAAACACTCTTTTAAGCTCCAAAGTTAGTCTGAGTTCCTTTTTCCAAAGTGGTAACAATACTCACAGTAAAGTACTCTCTCCTGAAAATCAGGCGCATCAATCTGTACTCTCCTTGAATAATCCGATAAATGTGTATCATGATGATAGTATTTTAGTTCAGAAATATGGGACATTGGGGAAAACACTGGGCTCTGGAGCTGGAGGTTCCGTTAAGATTCTTGTAAGACCAACAGATAACGCTGTCTTTGCAGTAAAGGAGTTTAGACCAAGAAAATCTAATGAATCAGTGAAAGAATACGCCAAGAAATGTACCGCTGAGTTTTTAGTCGGATCTTCATTAAGACATCCAAATATTGTAGAGACGATGGACATTTTCTCTGATTCTAAACAGAATAAATATTTCGAAGTAATGGAATATTTACCTGTGGATTTCTTTGCAGTAGTAATGAGCGGGAAAATGTCACGTAATGAAGTCACTTGTTGTTTTAAACAATTAGTGCATGGTGTTAATTATTTACACGAAATGGGATTGTCCCATCgtgatttgaaattagatAATTGTTGTATGAATGAAATGGGGATTTTAAAACTGATTGATTTTGGTAGTGCAGTTGTGTTTAGATACCCATTCGACTCTACAATACATTTAGCGCACGGAATTGTAGGATCAGATCCCTATTTGGCACCCGAGGTACTTGCATCGACAAACTCATATGACCCTAGGTTTGTTGATATATGGTCAATAGGAATCATTTTCTGTTGTatgttattgaaaagattccCATGGAAGGCTCCAAAGGAGTCAGATGAGAATTATAGGTTATTCTCCATGGAAGATGATATGGAACATGATTATTTAGAATCTGCCAGAaatcatgaaaaattgttagaagaaaggaaagaaaagaaacgTCAAGCATTGATTAACGCCAAGTTAGACAACTTATCATTACAGGGTGATAATCCTGATAACTCAGATCCCGTGGATAATAAGAAAGAAGCAGTAGTTGATGAAGAGGATGCATCCCAACACTCTAAAAAGGTGCAAGATAACGACAAAAAAGCTGATGATAAGCGTCATCGTCATCAACACCATCGTCACCACGAAAAGAGCACAATTCAAGGTCCCTATCGTCTCCTAAGATTGTTACCACACGCATCAAGACCTATAATGTCGCGCATATTGGAAATTGATCCAACTCAAAGGGCGACGATGAAAGACATATACAGCGATCGATGGTTCGAAACCATCTCCGATTGCAAGATGGATATTAACACAAAAACTGTCACTAGATCAGataatcatcatcataCAATTGTCAAGGATGAAAATGGCAAGACTTCCATGTACAAGGTTTGA